The Streptomyces sp. NBC_01268 genome window below encodes:
- a CDS encoding VOC family protein, with the protein MEMTVQLTIDCSDPQRMVAFWAEALGYVPEPAPDGHATWRAYWGAMGVPEEELPAGAGDIPESIIDPAGRGPRVWFQEVPEPKAAKNRWHFDLKVGGGRDVPLDVRMQRVKATVERLVKAGATVLRIKDDPEAGFYAAAMQDPEGNEFDIV; encoded by the coding sequence ATGGAGATGACAGTGCAGCTGACGATCGACTGCTCCGATCCTCAGAGGATGGTGGCCTTCTGGGCCGAGGCCCTGGGCTACGTGCCTGAGCCTGCGCCCGACGGGCATGCCACGTGGCGTGCTTATTGGGGGGCGATGGGGGTGCCGGAGGAAGAGTTGCCGGCCGGCGCCGGGGACATTCCGGAGTCGATCATCGATCCCGCGGGGCGCGGGCCACGGGTGTGGTTCCAGGAGGTTCCAGAGCCGAAGGCCGCCAAGAACCGGTGGCACTTCGACCTGAAGGTCGGTGGGGGCCGTGACGTCCCACTGGACGTCCGCATGCAGCGGGTCAAGGCTACGGTGGAGCGGCTGGTCAAAGCCGGCGCCACCGTGCTGCGGATCAAGGACGATCCGGAAGCGGGGTTCTACGCCGCCGCCATGCAGGACCCCGAGGGCAACGAATTCGATATCGTCTGA
- the fabV gene encoding enoyl-[acyl-carrier-protein] reductase FabV has protein sequence MSERVIAPKSRGFLFLDSHPGGCRQLVDEMWQAVPGPVPARGEGPVALVIGSSAGYGLAATIAGLARAGIRGIGVCFEKAPGRRTGTAGWYRTAATARLARQHGRDMVFLNGGAFSDVVKEQVADLLAERFGGRLDFLIYSVAAPRRSDPDTGDVYASVLKPIGSPYTTKTLVFDEHGAPEVKEVTTAPAQGDDIEQTVRVMGGTDWERWVTFLDDRSLLADGFTTAALSYIGSPLTAAIYRQGTIGAAKSHVEATARTLDERLGRTLGGRAVTSVNAAAVTQSSTAIPGIALYVGLLRGVLGDDVVAPIGQLVQLWDQLTGARPLDLDDEGRVRLDTWELGPAVQNAVARRWSSATSDTITELADLDWFSDEVRRLYGFSVPGIDYTAAVETDVPWPTATI, from the coding sequence GTGAGCGAACGCGTCATTGCGCCCAAGAGCCGAGGATTCCTGTTCCTCGACTCCCATCCTGGTGGCTGCCGGCAGCTGGTGGACGAGATGTGGCAGGCCGTCCCCGGCCCGGTGCCCGCCCGAGGTGAGGGGCCGGTGGCGCTGGTCATCGGCTCGTCAGCGGGCTATGGACTGGCCGCTACGATCGCGGGCCTGGCCCGTGCCGGTATCCGTGGCATCGGCGTGTGCTTCGAGAAGGCGCCCGGGCGGCGCACCGGAACGGCCGGCTGGTATCGCACCGCCGCCACCGCCCGGCTCGCGCGTCAGCACGGGCGGGACATGGTCTTTCTCAACGGCGGCGCGTTCAGTGACGTGGTGAAGGAGCAGGTTGCCGACCTCCTCGCCGAGCGGTTCGGGGGGCGACTCGACTTCCTGATCTACTCGGTGGCCGCTCCTCGCCGCAGCGACCCGGACACCGGTGACGTGTACGCCTCGGTTCTCAAGCCGATCGGCTCCCCGTACACGACCAAGACCCTCGTCTTCGACGAGCACGGGGCACCCGAGGTCAAGGAAGTCACCACGGCACCGGCCCAGGGCGACGACATCGAGCAGACTGTCAGGGTGATGGGGGGCACGGACTGGGAACGGTGGGTCACGTTCCTGGACGACCGGTCCCTGCTCGCCGACGGCTTCACAACCGCCGCCTTGTCCTACATCGGCTCGCCGCTTACCGCGGCGATCTACCGGCAGGGCACCATCGGCGCGGCAAAGTCCCACGTGGAAGCCACCGCGCGCACGTTGGACGAGCGCCTGGGGAGGACTCTGGGCGGCCGGGCCGTTACGTCGGTCAACGCTGCTGCCGTCACCCAGTCGTCCACCGCCATCCCCGGCATCGCCCTGTACGTCGGGCTGCTGCGCGGCGTCCTCGGTGATGACGTGGTGGCCCCGATCGGTCAACTGGTTCAGCTGTGGGACCAACTGACCGGAGCCCGCCCGCTTGACCTTGACGACGAGGGCCGGGTCCGCCTCGACACCTGGGAACTCGGCCCCGCTGTGCAGAACGCCGTCGCGAGACGCTGGAGCTCGGCCACGAGCGACACCATCACAGAACTCGCCGACCTCGACTGGTTCAGCGACGAAGTCCGCCGGCTCTACGGCTTCTCCGTCCCCGGCATCGACTACACCGCCGCAGTGGAAACCGATGTCCCCTGGCCCACGGCCACCATCTGA